gatttttcccattgaaataccattttgacaaccaaccccatactatcaaagacactctgacacattgtgacaaccaaccccatgatggggttggttgtcacaatgtgtcagagtgtctttgatagttaattgcctctttgttacaatgagttggaaaatgagagggatacacatttcaagccaacaccttaagcttcaatttaatgtaggaatgactattgaaagatgttttgatgatgagcaatcatcaaaacagtaaaaagtgtgacaaccaaccacgTTCTCCACATAGCATTAAAAAGAATAGTACGGTATACCTGCTTATCGTCAACAAATCCACCCCCCAAAAAGaccaaaataaatactgatTCTGCTTTTCAATACTTCCTGTGACACCAGCAGTGCCTCTGAGACTCTGCACCACATCCAAATCTATGCATGCCTTCtgaattttatttaaaaaacatcaaatgaagaaaaatactgGCTAGTCTGTCAAAGTGTCAGAAAATTATCCTTCTTTTCGCttaatgtgtttttcatcaaggGAATCAGAACTCAGCATTAAGACTAACCTGGTCAGATATTCTCTGAGCGGCCTCCTTGGGGTCTGGGCACTGGTTGATGATGTTGCAGATCTCTTGGCTGTTCATAATGAAGTTAACACCATCTGTGGTCAGCGCCAGGAACGAGTCATGGGCATGGTACAACTGTAGAAGGAGCAAACAACAGTCTACAGGTTAAGGGAAGTGCTTGGGCACACAATATAGTTAATtactttgggtttttttttaagtataaatGAGTCATTTGTTCACCCAGTGGGAAAATGTCAAATACTTTCTTTAGTTGTGACTCAAATGTTCTAATCTTACCGATACTCTTTTGGTCTCCGGCTCGGCAATGACCCCCATGTTCTTCAGGTCAAAGTCTCCGATGCTACGCGTCATGGCCAACCGCCCGTTGACATTTGGCTGCCCCAGACTATTCCAGGTGATAAAACCCCCACTTCTCTTTATCCTTGAGTCGGGTGAAGACGCAGAATGACACATATAAAGATTTAAGTCAGTACAGAGACACATTAAGTCTTACAATAATAGTAAAATCTTTCTCATACCTAcaaaaacaagtccatcagTGCCAAATACACCACTACTACATGTGCTTTGAAGCTTTTTGATTCACCAATAAAGTgataatcagtccctccaggaagttgcgattttcGCGATTGCAACAATCAACGCTAATCCAACCAATCAGCACTATTTTTGCgcagccttgcaattttatacaatcaccacaactttcctgcaaatttgaccaattaccttaatctcagcccctgtacgtcatcagtttaatcatcaatttcacttccttggaacataaaagtaagtcctcacttgatcggcacttttcaacagtaaAACACGCATGGAGAACAGGTGAAAACTGAGGACAGtaggcaggacaagtgatgatgacaacattgttatttaaagatactagagttattatttgaggggcgcagagttcgcttggtctctacctgcagcaggtgtgctttatgaaccagctgttcccacctccatgcatctgtctcatcttcattgatgctTTTTACCCcaggtgtgcgttagtgacaaagacacaaccgggggacgtctgtttactatttgaggtttgacgttgttgccgccattaccgtaaaaagctctgcgtctacagctttatttaatccagtttggtgatacatcagacacatttagcaagtttggatcaactccttgttgaacgatgctgatgcatttcagagttCCGTGAACTGGCTGTCTGTCAGTGCCTCtatcactgcgaggtgcattcagggaccgtcgtaaatgtgcaatacagccaagggcgtaggtttgatttttacattttacatcttGCCTCAggtcacagctacagctatcGATCTTGCACTTTTTGGACTTCAGAAAActgagtgttaacactttgaagcaggtagatcTGTGGTAACAGATGAAAATCCCTGCAGTGCGAGCTGCAGAGCTCTGCTTCTGTTTTATGAGCGTGGCTCTCTGCCTTCCTGAAGTTTCGTACCTTGCCCCACAGTTTGGGAAGCACTGGCCTACGGGGAGCTAAGCCAACCAAAAAACAGACCGGTCTCAAAGACGTATTTGGGAGGCGGTGCCGAAGTTGGAAAGGATCTAACCCTTTATGTGTCGCATGAAGCACATTTTTCAGCCATCGCttgagattggtagggacacGTCCCTACGGTCTATACGCAATTCTACACCACTGAATACAACTCTTTCATGGCATtcttctgtgaatcaagagaatcaaaatacagtcacagtggccacatcaagaatgttttctaaaaacaactgtaattaagcatatttacttgcccctgagatgttttttggggaaaaaagcaaaaaaaaaaaaaaaagtgcaactatcactgcaatttaaaaaaaaaacgcagtcacaaaatcaggctttttgggccgcaacaatcacaaaaaaaacctgcgaaatcctggagggactggataATGGGATTATTAAGTTAAAGACTTGTAGATTTGTTGAGTTTTATGCAGAAGTAAACACTCTATGGCACTAATTTGTCCTAACAAGACATTTCTGACACCATTAACCACACGTCTGCTAATTTTACACTTAGTATGAAGTAAATATGTAaccattataaaaaaaaaagtgccttgAGCAGTATTTACAAACTTACAATCAACAGAGATAGAgattataataaaacattttctgcTGTGTGGTCTacaaacagctctgcaaatgCAGCATAAACTAAACTCATCAAATGTCATCCTTTTATTGACTGGTCTGTGGGACAGACAACAAACAGGTCATTAGACAACACCTCTGTACCTCTCTTTCTCATCCTTCCTGTCAGGAGTGTGGTCGACGGTGAGTTTAACAGCCTTGCCCTTGCGACACAGCATGGCCCGGCTATCACCCACACTGGCAACCACCAGCTCAATACCGTCCCTCAGCAGGGCCACAGTGGCCGTGGTTCCTGCATTCACCCCGGGTACTACGGAGACATTAAAGACACATCAGAGGTAGAACTTGCTGTTCTAAAAAAAAGGTCCACACTAAGTCACTGTTCACATTGTGCACAACAACCACATGGTGGGtctcacactctcacatacacacactaagaCATGAACACACTGGGGTGGGAGGGGGGTCATGAAGTGGACTTAAAGCAAGCTAGAGAATACAAAGTAAACAATAGAAGAGGCAGTCATACATGCAGGTTTGACTGTTGCAGAGTTAAAGTCCAGAGCATTTCTACTGCGGGGTTAGGTCTAAAGCTTGACTCATACTTATGCATTCAATGCAGGGTCTAAGCTGTGTGTCAGGCAGCATCTATAattctgttatgttgttgttgtctgtgcTGGTCTGCAATTACACCAAAACAACTGGGTCGGTGATGGGATGTTGATGCTATTGTGTTGAACCTTTTCCGGTTTCTCCCTGCACTTCAAACAGAGGCTACGGAAACAGAGTGGCTTTTGTAAAAGtgtataatatattttattaaaatatgtAAAGGGGATATGTAGAGGGGacaacggggttggttgtcacacgggttggttggcacacttgttatatctcgccaccaggggGTAccgtctctcaaattggggtatggagatttccagaattaggatcagagctcacctacatagtcttctctggagtaagacagctgaacttgaggtgagaggactttttgtgtttttcatgtcaaattgtaaatattcagctcctcagtatttttcttctaggcttttaaacgatgggtttataacaaaacaagtgttacccttacaaagtgtgaggggaaagctatagtttagatttttattagctagctatgtagttgttagatggttgttagccttgatgctagcaaaaaattccagttggggttggtcatcacattctctttggggttggttgtcacatgtaacaaccaacccacatgttggcaaaatcatgcatggtgaaatgagttggagtgcgcagaccctacatttgccatcactgtaactcagacagtgactgcatgtagcctagttgagtaggccattattgttaggcctatttgtttagttatttatgttgttatataggctggcctaaagatgtgtttcctgtcatgttccttgctcgttttatgttaaaatgcatcaagttatgtaggcctatcacttgtcagtgcaattaaactttcaaatttagttctgccttatTGCCTTTTTTgcaagatttttcccattgaaataccattgtgacaaccaaccccatcatggggttggttgtcacaatgtgtcagagtgtctttgatagttaattacctctttgttacaatgagttgagAGGGATACATATTTTAAgtcaacaccttaagcttcaatttaatgtaggaatgactattgaaagatgttttgatgatgagcaatcatcaaaacaataaaaagtgtgacaaccaaccccgttctcccctacacaAGCCCCAATCAAATCCCATTCTGCTTTTAGCTCAAGGACACAAGCTAACACTTTAACAGTTTGTCTTTCTCTGAGCAGGTTTGCACTAGTTTTTTTTGAAGATGACCTGCAGTCATCAATCCCGTCTTGTTTGTACAGCCATGCTGACTGTTTATTTGGAATTGGTTTGAGCACTGTCCCTGGAGGACTAATCACTGCCGGGTAACTGACACTGCTTATGATATCCCCCCAGGAATGTGGACCTGACAGGTCTAACACCTGTTTATATCTGTAGACGTACTGCATCTCGTGGACTAGATCTGCCTCAACAATACATCTCATTCAACTCGTCAAACGTAAACACTGTTGCACAATAAGCTTTGCATACACTTGGTAGGAGAAGGGAAAAAatggaggagagaaacagagagagataaagagagaggtgagagaggagtcagagaaaGATAGGGAACCTTCCAGTAGTCCAGGATTTAGGACCCGCTGGACTCTCCTTCAAAATTTAGCCTCTCTCCATCCACATTGGTGCCAAGGGCCTCCAGCTCTTAGCTGGGTCAGCAGCTGCCGTGgataacatgcacacacacacacaggcatattGGGGCATTTCACAGTGTGGCCGATATACGACCACATACGATGTATACTGGCTTTTATAGTAACAAAATAAAGTATCATATATTAAAGTGTTTGAGCGATTTGAGGCTAATTTGAAAAGTTTCTATTATAACAAACGAGATAACATGTAGATCACATAATTTATAAAACATCCATTTGTTTGGGGGATGCTGAAGTAACCCCTCCGTATTGTTTCGCCAATGCTAAATGATGTCATTTTGTAGACTGATAAAATATTGGCAGGTGGGTGACAAACTAAAGGAAAATATATATTATGTGTCTTTGAAAAGGGTTGGGTCAGTGTTCATTAGCTTAAACTACAAAAGTCCCTGGACCTCTATCCAAAGATATttcctgtctcacacacacgtcTGACCACAGTCCCACAGAGGTGTTCAGCTGTGTCCAAATCTGAAGACCACATTGAATGCTTTACATAGATTATGTATTTGTGGTGTGTAAGGAAATATTAGTTTGTTAGAGCTTTGTTAATCCAGATAATGTACTCAGgtttttcctttaatttgtcCCCATTCTGTCTGTGTACATGCAGTACTGAAGGCAGAATGGCAATAGCGTTTACTCTACTGTTAATTGTTCAGCAGTTATTCAGTAACTCTTGTTAAACGACAGACCTCTACCAAAGAGAGCTCAGGTTATGACAGTTGGGAAATCCAAGGCTTCAAAGTCTAGGTAGAGTGGTTAAATGAGGTTTAAAAGAGAAAGGTGAAAAAGTGTCATAGTTTTTAGATGTCAGTTTGTACATGTACAGAGTTTATCGATGCAAATGTGACTTGGAGGAACCTACCTTTCGGAGTGAAGTGTAAGTGCTTTGCAAAAGCTTTGTCTACTTCAAGGAAAGCTTTTGTTAAAACTAAATCCAGGTCAGACTCTTTTGTCACTAGGTCCCTGAAACAACAGACAAGAGATTTATTTCAAAAGTTAAAAGTTAATCCCTCAATTTACTgccttttaaagaaaaagacacTGCGTTAAAAGCTTAAGTGATATTTTCCTTACTTGATGAATTTCTccatatatttttcacaaaagTCAGCTGCTTCTGGCCCTCCATGTCCATCAAACACAGCAAAGTACAGGATGCTGTCAGTCATTTGAGAGACCTGGAAGCGGTCTTCATTCTCCTTGCGCTGACCAATGAGTGAGGCACAGCCTACTCTTGACAAACTGACTTTGGGAATAGGTCTGCCATAGCGAATGCTGGGAGGCAGCAGGATGGGCTCATCAATGCGATTGTCCCAGATGCCAAATGAATCCCATGTAGTGGGACGGCCGCTGCCGTCTGCATCAAAGCGTGTGTTGCTGTGCAGTCTTCCTGATGGGCTGTGAAGTTTTCTCGGGAAGAGTGCGAACTGGAGATGGCTGTCCTGCTGGAAAATGCTGATAGGTAAAAGACCACTGCGACCAACATAAGGACCACTGCACCTTGTGAGGCGCGCAAGACAGGCTGCTGACATCCCCTTGACAGCACAAACACTGAAGAAGCACAGGATGCACAGGAATTTTCGGTCCTAAAACTGAAGATGAAATGAGGAGTTGAATCAGCATTTTACTGAACATTACAAAACATTCAgtttgtttactgtgtttcaAAAGGGAACTTACAGAAATTCTTATAGAAGCAGATGTGGATGATAGAAACCTGTAACTGATTACCAGGACCTAAAACATTAATCTTTTTGAAAGAGGCAAAGTAAATGATGCACAAGGGTTATGCACTTACAtattcataagatagaagtgtcCATAGTGTatatacaaaaacacaaccaggagacgtttgtttaatatttgatatttgtttgcagtttttgccgCTCCCAACCTAAAAAAGCCacgcatctacagcttgatttaatccagtttggtgatacatcagacacatttagtaagttttgatcaactccttggcatCAAAGAGGGCAGTGAGATGACTGTCTagagcgcctgtcactgcaggtgcatccAGGGACTGTCGTAAAAGTGCGATGCAGACCTGTATTTggcgttcatggcatttttatatgaatcaagagaatcagatatagtggtcacatgaagaatgttttcttttgacttttttgcaggctagattatttaagattaagattacttaagatattacacaagcaaaactgttaaaagagtgaaatgttgacgattttaataCTTGGTAAAACgctgataccaatatctgatcgactacatgaattattttaaagatagatagatagatagatagatagatagatagatagatagatagatagatagatagatagatagatagatagatagatagtttgttgtggcaaagtctgtctgcacctaaaaatatcaacattttacacacatttgttttggatgatattgaggtcactataggCAAGGACACTTTTGCATGTGacagcaggagctgggatcaaacgccaacctttagattgagatataatatttccagccaccatgtctctaaagacat
The Notolabrus celidotus isolate fNotCel1 chromosome 7, fNotCel1.pri, whole genome shotgun sequence DNA segment above includes these coding regions:
- the LOC117816397 gene encoding protein phosphatase 1K, mitochondrial-like, which gives rise to MSAACLARLTRCSGPYVGRSGLLPISIFQQDSHLQFALFPRKLHSPSGRLHSNTRFDADGSGRPTTWDSFGIWDNRIDEPILLPPSIRYGRPIPKVSLSRVGCASLIGQRKENEDRFQVSQMTDSILYFAVFDGHGGPEAADFCEKYMEKFIKDLVTKESDLDLVLTKAFLEVDKAFAKHLHFTPKVPGVNAGTTATVALLRDGIELVVASVGDSRAMLCRKGKAVKLTVDHTPDRKDEKERIKRSGGFITWNSLGQPNVNGRLAMTRSIGDFDLKNMGVIAEPETKRVSLYHAHDSFLALTTDGVNFIMNSQEICNIINQCPDPKEAAQRISDQALHYGSEDNSTIIVVPFGAWGKHEGSDSSFSFSRSFVSSGRWA